In the Telopea speciosissima isolate NSW1024214 ecotype Mountain lineage chromosome 2, Tspe_v1, whole genome shotgun sequence genome, one interval contains:
- the LOC122652168 gene encoding mannosyl-oligosaccharide 1,2-alpha-mannosidase MNS3, which translates to MSTSKGLPYSMKDVDYDNAKFRPRSFLQVISQTLLARSIKRECLRCSTGRFLILLLIGGLTYLTLTHTSPTHSASGGLGEDIMGKEHKVITDGAGKLRRLWRRAPRLPPRLSPDEEGSSNSSALNLEKINSLSKWTSRQQNVKKAFIHAWSGYKNYAMGYDELMPLSKRGIDGLGGLGATIVDALDTAMIMGIDEIVLEAGTWIEKNLAQRISEKDQVNLFETTIRVLGGLLSAYHLSGGEHGMDSKAVKGPNPIVYLDVAKDLADRLLVAFTSSPTSVPFSDVVLRDRSAHPAPDGLSSTSEVSSVQLEFNYLSIISGDPKYGLEAMKVLEHLKTLPKVEGLVPIYISPHSGEFSGENIRLGSRGDSYYEYLLKVWLQQGTNRDGNLKYLHEMYEESMKGVRNLLVRKSIPKGLVFVGELPYGSKGAFSPKMDHLVCFLPGTLALGATKGITKRKAMEENMLTFEDLENLKLAEDLAKTCFEMYSVTSTGLAPEIAYFHIEGDTEGGLDGGNKSSEYVNDIIIKQADRHNLLRPETVESLLVLYRVTEDPKYREWGWQIFEAFENYTKIDSGGYSSLDDVTHLPPQRRDKMETFFLGETLKYLYLLFGDSSIIPLDKFVFNTEAHPFPINSLVKRE; encoded by the exons ATGAGCACGTCGAAAGGTTTACCTTACTCAATGAAAGATGTTGATTACGACAACGCGAAGTTTCGCCCTCGC TCATTTCTCCAGGTGATAAGCCAAACCTTGCTCGCAAGAAGCATCAAACGTGAATGTTTAAGATGTAGTACAGGGAGGTTCTTAATCTTATTGTTGATTGGTGGTTTAACATATTTAACATTGACGCATACAAGTCCTACTCATTCTGCTTCAGGTGGATTAGGGGAAGACATTATGGGCAAAGAACATAAGGTTATCACAGATGGCGCTGGTAAACTTCGGAGACTTTGGAGAAGAGCACCTAGGCTGCCTCCACGATTGTCTCCTGATGAGGAAGGCAGCAGTAATAGTTCTGCTCTCAATTTGGAGAAGATAAATTCATTGTCAAAATGGACATCTAGGCAACAAAATGTTAAAAAGGCATTTATACATGCATGGTCTGGCTATAAAAACTATGCAATGGGCTACGATGAGCTTATGCCGCTAAGTAAGAGGGGAATTGATGGTTTAGGCGGCCTGGGTGCTACTATTGTGGATGCACTAGATACAGCCATGATAATGGGTATAGATGAAATTGTTTTGGAAGCAGGTACATGGATTGAAAAAAATCTTGCACAGAGAATTAGTGAGAAAGATCAAGTAAATTTATTTGAAACTACTATACGTGTTCTGGGTGGCCTTCTTAGTGCTTATCATTTAAGTGGGGGAGAGCATGGGATGGACTCTAAAGCAGTCAAAGGACCTAATCCAATTGTTTACCTAGATGTAGCAAAGGACTTGGCTGATCGTCTGTTGGTTGCTTTTACTTCAAGTCCAACCTCTGTTCCTTTTAGCGATGTTGTTCTTCGAGATCGCTCAGCACATCCAGCTCCTGATGGATTGAGTAGTACATCAGAAGTTTCTTCTGTCCAGCTCGAGTTTAACTACCTCAGTATCATTTCAGGTGATCCAAAGTATGGTCTGGAAGCCATGAAAGTCTTGGAACATCTGAAGACTCTTCCTAAGGTTGAAGGACTGGTACCCATCTACATCAG TCCTCACTCTGGTGAGTTCAGTGGAGAAAATATTCGGTTGGGATCTCGTGGTGACAGCTACTACGAGTACTTACTAAAAGTTTGGCTTCAGCAAGGAACAAATCGCGATGGTAATCTGAAGTACTTACATGAAATGTATGAGGAATCAATGAAGGGTGTTAGGAACCTTCTGGTTCggaaatctatcccaaaaggATTGGTTTTTGTAGGGGAACTTCCTTATGGATCCAAAGGCGCATTTAGTCCTAAAATGGATCACCTG GTTTGTTTCCTCCCAGGAACTCTGGCACTTGGTGCTACTAAAGGTATTACAAAGAGAAAGGCTATGGAAGAAAATATGCTCACTTTCGAAGACTTGGAAAATTTGAAGCTTGCTGAAGACCTGGCAAAAACTTGCTTTGAGATGTATTCAGTGACCTCTACAGGCCTTGCTCCAGAAATTGCTTACTTCCATATAGAG GGAGATACTGAAGGAGGCCTTGATGGTGGAAACAAGAGTTCTGAATACGTGAATGATATAATAATTAAACAAGCTGATCGCCACAATCTTTTGCGCCCAGAAACTGTTGAATCATTGTTAGTTTTGTATCGTGTTACAGAAGATCCAAA ATACCGTGAGTGGGGTTGGCAGATATTTGAGGCATTTGAAAACTATACAAAGATTGATTCTGGGGGTTATAGTTCTCTAGATGATGTCACCCATCTTCCCCCTCAAAGAAGGGACAAGATGGAGACCTTCTTCTTGGGCGAGACATTGAAGTATTTATACTTGCTGTTTGGGGACAGCAGCATTATTCCATTAGATAAGTTTGTTTTTAACACAGAAGCTCACCCTTTTCCCATCAACAGCCTAGTGAAAAGGGAATGA